The Fimbriimonas ginsengisoli Gsoil 348 genome window below encodes:
- a CDS encoding SDR family NAD(P)-dependent oxidoreductase — protein sequence MKSRKATLIVGGAGFIGTNLADRLLSQGIRVIVFDSLARAGVEKNLEWLQHKHGERVEFHRGDVRDQEALHAVVPRADQVFHFAAQVAVTTSLESPIDDFERNARGTLNLLEEVRRQVTPPSLVFTSTNKVYGSLEDIPLVQSQTRYEPESPLTKLRGIAETRPLDFHSPYGCSKGAADQYVLDYARTYGIPAAVFRMSCIYGPHQCGTEDQGWVAHFLLQALKGRPITLYGNGKQVRDILYVQDLVEAFGLLMGNIDRLTGQAFNMGGGPQNSISLIELLDLIEALHGTRPKTQMCDWRPGDQRYYVSDTAKFQEATGWTPVYSALEGVRNLYQWLGGRPKPVAISKQSEAFAS from the coding sequence ATGAAAAGCAGAAAAGCGACGCTGATCGTGGGCGGCGCCGGTTTCATCGGAACGAACCTCGCGGATCGGCTCCTGTCCCAGGGAATTCGCGTCATTGTTTTCGACAGCCTCGCCCGGGCCGGAGTCGAGAAGAACCTCGAGTGGCTTCAGCACAAACACGGCGAGCGTGTGGAATTCCACCGGGGAGACGTTCGAGATCAAGAAGCTCTTCACGCCGTCGTCCCTAGGGCCGATCAAGTGTTCCACTTTGCCGCCCAGGTGGCGGTCACCACAAGCTTGGAGTCGCCGATCGACGATTTCGAGCGCAATGCCCGAGGAACGTTGAATCTCCTAGAGGAGGTGCGACGGCAGGTAACCCCTCCCAGTCTCGTCTTCACCTCCACCAACAAGGTCTATGGCAGCTTGGAGGACATCCCACTGGTGCAATCGCAGACCCGGTACGAGCCGGAGTCGCCCTTGACCAAGCTTCGAGGGATCGCGGAGACCCGTCCGCTGGATTTCCACAGCCCTTATGGATGCTCCAAGGGGGCCGCCGACCAATACGTGCTGGACTACGCCCGAACCTACGGGATCCCGGCCGCCGTTTTCCGCATGAGCTGCATCTACGGCCCGCACCAATGTGGGACCGAAGACCAAGGTTGGGTCGCCCACTTCTTACTCCAGGCCCTTAAGGGACGCCCGATCACCCTCTACGGAAACGGAAAACAGGTTCGAGACATTCTCTACGTGCAAGACCTCGTGGAAGCTTTCGGTCTGCTCATGGGGAATATCGATCGCCTGACCGGTCAGGCGTTCAACATGGGCGGCGGCCCTCAAAACTCCATCAGCCTCATCGAGCTTCTCGACCTAATCGAGGCGCTGCACGGCACGAGACCGAAGACGCAGATGTGCGACTGGCGCCCCGGCGATCAGCGCTACTACGTTTCGGACACCGCTAAATTCCAAGAAGCGACCGGCTGGACTCCCGTGTATTCGGCTCTCGAGGGAGTTCGCAACCTCTACCAATGGCTCGGTGGCCGGCCAAAGCCGGTGGCCATTTCCAAGCAATCGGAGGCGTTCGCCTCATGA
- a CDS encoding NAD-dependent epimerase/dehydratase family protein, giving the protein MNKSVLITGGAGFIGSHLADELLANGYRVRILDSLSPQVHGSDGKRPDYLSPDVELMVGDVRNPEAVKRALIGIDHVYHFAAIVGVGQSMYDIARYTEVNNLGTAVVLEALVAQPVEHLVIASSMSLYGEGLYKRPDGQIAEASERSIDQLRAQDWQVRDVEGNALTPVATPEWKRPTLPSIYALSKYDQERMCLMIGKAYNIPTVALRFFNAFGTRQALSNPYTGVLAIFGSRLLNDKPPLIFEDGQQLRDFVSVKDVARSCRLAIEREEATGRAINVGSGMSYTIEETARKVAKAMGKEHIEPEICGQYRVGDVRHCFPDITLARELLGYEPQILLDDGLAELAEWLQEQTAIDKVDEMRQQLASRGLTI; this is encoded by the coding sequence ATGAACAAATCGGTATTGATCACGGGAGGCGCCGGGTTTATCGGCTCTCATCTTGCAGATGAATTGCTCGCAAACGGCTACCGGGTACGAATCCTGGACAGCCTTTCCCCTCAGGTTCATGGCTCGGATGGCAAGCGCCCGGACTACCTGTCGCCGGACGTCGAGCTTATGGTTGGCGACGTGCGCAACCCGGAAGCCGTCAAACGCGCGCTCATTGGAATCGACCACGTTTACCACTTCGCCGCGATCGTCGGCGTGGGCCAGAGCATGTACGACATCGCGCGCTACACCGAGGTGAACAACCTTGGAACCGCCGTGGTGCTCGAAGCATTGGTCGCTCAGCCGGTAGAGCACCTCGTCATCGCCTCTAGCATGAGCCTGTACGGCGAGGGGTTGTACAAACGCCCCGATGGCCAGATCGCCGAAGCGAGCGAAAGGTCGATCGACCAATTGCGAGCCCAAGACTGGCAGGTCCGCGATGTGGAAGGAAATGCGCTAACCCCGGTCGCCACCCCGGAATGGAAACGTCCCACGCTTCCATCGATCTACGCGCTTTCGAAGTACGACCAAGAGCGGATGTGCCTGATGATCGGCAAGGCCTACAACATCCCGACCGTCGCCCTCCGCTTCTTCAACGCCTTCGGCACTCGACAAGCGCTTTCCAATCCGTACACCGGCGTTCTCGCGATCTTCGGATCGCGGCTCCTCAACGACAAGCCGCCCCTGATCTTCGAAGACGGCCAGCAGCTTCGCGACTTCGTCAGCGTAAAAGACGTCGCCCGATCCTGCCGGCTCGCGATCGAGCGCGAGGAGGCGACCGGCCGGGCGATCAACGTCGGCAGCGGCATGAGCTACACCATCGAAGAAACCGCCCGCAAGGTCGCCAAGGCGATGGGGAAGGAGCATATCGAACCGGAGATTTGCGGCCAATACCGGGTCGGCGACGTCCGCCACTGCTTCCCCGATATCACGCTGGCCCGCGAGCTGCTTGGATACGAGCCCCAAATTCTGTTGGACGACGGACTCGCTGAGCTCGCCGAATGGCTGCAGGAGCAAACCGCCATCGACAAGGTCGATGAAATGCGCCAGCAGCTCGCCTCTCGGGGGTTGACCATATGA
- a CDS encoding UDP-glucose dehydrogenase family protein, translated as MKIVIYGTGYVGLTTGAAMAFLGHEVTCVDIDEAKIASLRGGKSPIYEPRLDELMELAGGNLRFSVDPAPALSEAEVVFVAVGTPPMADGNPDLTAVQSAASSIGRHLGLGFTVVVNKSTVPIGSGHWVESLIAEASGEGDIRNLRNRCCVASNPEFLREGSALCDILYPDRVVVGSENPTANEVLARLYEPILQQSFTAPWFLPRPEGMGAVPLVATDLASAELIKYASNAFLCTKISLINEIGNLAEKVGADITHIARGMGLDARIGGRFLQAGLGWGGSCFGKDSAALIATAKEYDIRMPIVEAAREVNYAQRDLVVTKLLNELKILKGRTVGILGLAFKPNTDDIRDAPALDIAQRLIDRGARIQAHDPIALDRASCQLNHSGIRFGPTAEAVAAGADALVLTTDWAMYRDLPWKRMAKTMANPLILDGRNFLDQAQLVNAGFRFLSIGR; from the coding sequence TTGAAGATCGTTATTTATGGAACCGGATACGTGGGTTTGACGACGGGAGCCGCGATGGCCTTTCTAGGTCATGAAGTGACCTGCGTGGATATCGACGAAGCGAAGATTGCCTCCCTTCGGGGTGGAAAGTCGCCGATTTACGAGCCCAGGCTCGACGAGCTGATGGAGCTGGCGGGGGGCAACCTTCGGTTTTCTGTCGATCCGGCTCCCGCTTTATCGGAGGCGGAAGTGGTGTTTGTCGCAGTTGGAACCCCACCGATGGCGGACGGTAACCCGGACTTGACCGCCGTCCAGAGTGCGGCCTCCTCGATAGGTCGTCACCTCGGGCTTGGATTTACCGTCGTGGTCAACAAGTCGACGGTGCCGATCGGGTCGGGACATTGGGTTGAATCGCTCATTGCGGAGGCGAGCGGGGAAGGGGATATCAGGAATCTCCGCAATCGATGTTGCGTGGCATCCAATCCGGAGTTTTTGCGGGAAGGGTCCGCGCTGTGCGACATTTTGTATCCCGACCGGGTCGTGGTCGGCTCGGAAAATCCGACCGCGAACGAGGTGCTGGCGAGGCTCTACGAGCCGATTCTCCAACAATCGTTTACCGCTCCCTGGTTCTTGCCAAGGCCGGAGGGAATGGGGGCGGTGCCGCTGGTCGCCACCGACCTCGCGTCGGCGGAGCTCATCAAGTACGCGTCGAACGCGTTCTTGTGCACGAAGATCTCGCTGATCAACGAAATTGGAAACCTGGCGGAGAAGGTCGGGGCCGACATCACCCATATCGCTCGCGGCATGGGGCTCGATGCAAGAATCGGAGGGCGATTCCTGCAGGCCGGTTTGGGATGGGGAGGCTCCTGTTTTGGCAAGGACAGCGCGGCGCTCATCGCGACGGCCAAGGAGTACGACATCCGAATGCCGATCGTGGAAGCGGCCCGTGAGGTGAACTATGCCCAGCGCGACCTCGTGGTTACCAAGCTCCTGAACGAGCTGAAGATCCTCAAGGGGCGAACAGTGGGAATTCTCGGGCTCGCCTTTAAGCCGAACACGGACGACATTCGCGACGCTCCCGCGCTCGATATAGCTCAGAGGCTGATCGACAGGGGGGCTAGGATTCAAGCGCACGACCCGATCGCCTTGGATCGCGCTTCTTGCCAGCTTAACCATTCGGGCATCCGCTTTGGGCCGACGGCGGAGGCGGTGGCGGCCGGCGCCGACGCGTTGGTGCTTACCACAGACTGGGCGATGTATCGCGATTTACCGTGGAAGCGTATGGCGAAGACAATGGCGAATCCGCTTATCTTGGACGGGCGAAATTTTCTGGATCAGGCTCAACTCGTGAATGCCGGCTTCCGCTTCCTCTCGATTGGACGTTAA
- a CDS encoding APC family permease: MLDYILNVAVGISAGVGALVSAVPSLHPHILALCLSILGLITVVNLRGVRESGVVLAFPTYIFLACMGSVLVLGLLRVATSGGSPIPRAPLPSPSATLVPASAWLLVRAFASGCTAMTGVEAVSNAVQAFRKPTVKNARLTLGALVLLLSLLLIGIATLTRAYGIVATSPDSPSYQSVLSQLAAAVVGRGWLYYVTIGSTLAILALSANTSFAGFPRLCRLLAQDDYLPHAFATVGRRLVYSIGIVFLAVVAGALLIVFGGITDRLIPLFAVGALLAFTMSQWGMVKHYGLMTDRRGKGKRSVNLVGAVTTGAALAVVLAAKFTDGAWITLVLIGGMIWLFLRVKRHYRFIERLTHAGEPLDVENLHAPVAIVPLTAWSKVTAKALRFALTMSDDVRALHISIDEEEERKVCAEWRRHVELPLAGTDRAVPRLDTIRSPYRRLSGPLLTFLLRTQHDHPEQTVAVIIPELVEAKWYQFFLHNQKAAALKMALLLRGGSRVVVVSVPWYTDEPEEPR, from the coding sequence ATGCTTGACTACATTCTCAATGTCGCGGTCGGCATCTCCGCGGGGGTGGGGGCGCTCGTTTCGGCGGTCCCGTCGCTTCATCCGCACATCCTCGCCCTTTGCCTCTCGATCTTGGGTCTGATCACGGTCGTTAATCTGCGAGGCGTGCGCGAGTCGGGGGTGGTGCTTGCTTTTCCCACCTATATTTTTCTCGCCTGCATGGGTTCGGTCTTGGTCCTCGGTTTGCTGCGGGTGGCTACATCGGGGGGAAGTCCGATTCCTCGGGCGCCGTTACCAAGTCCGTCGGCGACGCTTGTACCGGCCAGCGCTTGGCTCTTGGTGCGGGCATTTGCCAGCGGCTGCACGGCGATGACGGGGGTGGAGGCGGTGAGCAACGCCGTCCAGGCGTTCCGCAAGCCGACCGTGAAGAACGCACGGCTTACTCTTGGGGCGCTCGTTCTGCTGCTCTCGCTGCTGCTGATTGGGATTGCGACGCTGACGCGCGCGTATGGGATCGTCGCCACGAGTCCGGATTCACCGAGTTACCAGAGCGTGCTCTCGCAATTGGCGGCGGCGGTGGTCGGGCGCGGGTGGCTCTATTACGTAACGATTGGAAGCACCTTGGCAATCCTCGCCCTCTCCGCCAACACTAGTTTCGCCGGCTTTCCTCGGCTCTGCAGGTTGCTTGCGCAGGACGACTATCTGCCGCACGCCTTTGCGACGGTCGGCCGCCGGCTGGTGTACTCCATCGGCATCGTTTTTCTGGCGGTGGTGGCGGGCGCCCTACTTATCGTCTTCGGGGGGATTACCGATCGACTGATTCCCCTATTTGCGGTGGGCGCGCTGCTCGCGTTCACGATGTCGCAGTGGGGGATGGTTAAGCATTACGGTTTGATGACGGACCGGCGAGGCAAGGGGAAAAGGAGCGTGAATCTGGTCGGGGCGGTGACGACGGGAGCCGCGCTGGCGGTGGTTCTCGCGGCCAAGTTCACCGACGGAGCTTGGATAACCCTCGTCCTCATCGGGGGAATGATTTGGCTTTTTCTGCGAGTGAAGCGCCACTACCGGTTTATCGAACGGCTTACTCACGCCGGGGAGCCGCTCGACGTCGAGAACCTACATGCGCCGGTGGCGATCGTTCCCTTGACCGCATGGAGCAAGGTGACGGCCAAGGCGTTGCGGTTTGCGTTGACGATGTCGGACGACGTGAGGGCCCTTCACATCAGCATCGACGAGGAAGAGGAACGGAAGGTATGCGCCGAGTGGCGCCGGCACGTCGAGCTTCCGCTCGCGGGAACGGACCGTGCCGTCCCGCGGCTCGACACGATCCGGTCGCCTTACCGACGCCTCTCGGGGCCGCTTCTTACCTTCTTGTTACGGACTCAACACGACCACCCGGAGCAGACTGTGGCGGTGATCATCCCCGAGCTGGTCGAGGCCAAGTGGTATCAGTTCTTCCTCCACAACCAAAAGGCGGCGGCACTGAAGATGGCGTTGCTCCTACGCGGGGGGAGCCGCGTGGTGGTGGTGAGCGTGCCGTGGTACACGGACGAACCGGAAGAGCCACGTTAA
- a CDS encoding RNA polymerase sigma factor, with protein MLDLFVRRAQNGDRSAVDVLIRQHRERLFRFAIGLCRDSDEAADVVAETFLRVYRSLHTFKGDSEWSTWLFRIAANAFFDYRKRNSRRERFSLSEREFLAESDSAVAHVSLSPHEVAVRRDEEARIGRAVSQLPSPHREMVQMYYFEESSYDEMAERLEIPIGTVKSRMNRARRHLAPLLLSEPTFSLG; from the coding sequence ATGCTCGATCTGTTTGTTCGGCGAGCGCAAAATGGAGACCGGAGCGCCGTCGATGTACTTATCCGCCAGCATCGGGAGCGGCTATTCCGCTTTGCAATCGGCCTCTGCCGCGATTCGGATGAGGCAGCGGACGTGGTCGCGGAGACGTTCCTCCGCGTGTATCGATCGCTTCACACTTTCAAGGGGGACTCGGAGTGGTCGACATGGCTGTTTCGCATCGCTGCCAACGCGTTCTTCGATTACCGCAAGCGGAACTCTCGGCGGGAAAGGTTTTCGTTGTCGGAAAGGGAATTTTTAGCGGAGTCCGATTCGGCGGTCGCGCATGTCAGCTTGAGCCCCCACGAGGTCGCCGTGAGACGGGACGAAGAAGCGAGAATTGGCCGGGCGGTGAGCCAACTCCCCAGCCCCCACCGGGAGATGGTGCAGATGTACTACTTCGAGGAGTCGTCGTATGACGAGATGGCGGAGCGGCTGGAAATCCCGATCGGGACGGTTAAGAGCCGAATGAATCGTGCCCGTCGACACCTCGCCCCGCTGCTCCTCAGCGAGCCCACGTTCAGCCTCGGGTGA
- a CDS encoding SRPBCC family protein: MSVKVGENGLRSVQVEVEVPGSPEEVWQAIATGPGISSWFVPAKIEERVGGEISLCFGPGMDTVSTMAEWDPPRRFVANSEGMSPGAPAVADEWTVEAKSGGTCVVRVVHSWFASTDEWDGQFEAIEQGWGTFFQILRLVLTRFPGQPSASFEASAVAPGPISSTWEKFAGPLGVANATVGQQVSAGSDAPSFSGEVATMGPEDAPGSLVLVREPAQGICNLFAMPMGDQVYLSIRFYLFGEGADTAAAEAEPEWARWLADLFPSAE; this comes from the coding sequence ATGAGCGTCAAAGTAGGAGAGAATGGACTCCGTTCCGTCCAAGTCGAAGTCGAAGTTCCGGGTTCGCCGGAAGAGGTCTGGCAAGCGATCGCCACCGGGCCGGGAATCTCGTCCTGGTTCGTTCCCGCGAAGATCGAAGAGCGTGTCGGAGGCGAGATCTCCCTTTGCTTCGGCCCCGGGATGGATACCGTTTCAACCATGGCCGAATGGGACCCTCCCCGGAGGTTTGTGGCCAACAGCGAAGGGATGTCGCCGGGCGCGCCGGCGGTCGCGGACGAGTGGACCGTGGAAGCCAAGTCCGGCGGAACCTGCGTGGTTCGGGTTGTCCACAGTTGGTTTGCCAGCACCGACGAGTGGGATGGCCAGTTCGAAGCGATCGAGCAGGGTTGGGGCACCTTCTTCCAGATCCTCCGGCTGGTGCTCACCCGGTTCCCCGGCCAACCCAGCGCGAGTTTCGAAGCCTCGGCAGTGGCTCCCGGTCCGATCTCTTCGACATGGGAAAAGTTTGCCGGTCCACTAGGCGTGGCCAACGCCACCGTGGGCCAACAGGTTTCCGCTGGATCGGATGCGCCGAGTTTCTCCGGCGAGGTCGCAACGATGGGTCCGGAAGACGCGCCTGGCTCCCTGGTCCTTGTCCGTGAGCCTGCCCAGGGAATCTGCAATCTCTTCGCGATGCCGATGGGGGACCAGGTCTATCTTTCGATCCGGTTTTATCTCTTTGGCGAAGGCGCAGACACCGCCGCGGCAGAGGCGGAACCGGAGTGGGCACGCTGGCTCGCCGACCTTTTCCCGTCCGCGGAGTAG
- a CDS encoding helix-turn-helix domain-containing protein — translation MLDLQVIHDPSAATVALEPIRSRLLAELSQPESAASVAAKVGLTRQKANYHLNALETHQLVRQAGQRKWGGITERLFVASAASYVVAPKAMGLAATDPARTADRLSASYLIALAARIVQEVGDLVRRAREADKHLPTLSIDTEIRFRSATERAAFTADLTRAVTALVSHYHDASSPGGRSHRLIVAAHPTPYESNVKEQS, via the coding sequence GTGCTCGACCTGCAAGTGATCCATGACCCCTCGGCGGCGACCGTCGCGCTGGAGCCGATTCGGAGTCGGTTGCTGGCCGAGTTGAGTCAGCCGGAGTCCGCCGCTTCCGTGGCGGCGAAGGTTGGCTTAACCCGGCAGAAGGCGAATTACCATCTCAACGCCCTCGAAACCCACCAACTGGTGCGCCAGGCCGGGCAGCGGAAGTGGGGAGGGATCACGGAGCGGCTCTTCGTCGCCAGCGCGGCGTCGTACGTCGTTGCGCCCAAGGCGATGGGGCTCGCCGCTACCGACCCGGCGCGGACCGCCGATCGGCTATCCGCTAGCTATCTTATCGCGCTGGCCGCGCGGATCGTGCAAGAAGTCGGCGACCTCGTCCGCCGAGCCCGCGAAGCGGATAAGCACCTCCCCACGCTATCGATCGACACCGAGATCCGGTTCCGATCCGCCACCGAGCGGGCAGCGTTCACCGCCGACCTAACCCGGGCGGTTACCGCATTGGTCTCGCACTACCACGATGCGTCGTCCCCGGGCGGGCGATCGCACCGGCTGATCGTCGCCGCCCACCCCACCCCATACGAATCCAACGTTAAGGAGCAATCATGA
- a CDS encoding ATP-binding protein gives MKYSKVEPHPGPIDLPKPIGFLCHAGEDAWDGRYLAEFTRRLVARVRARLGPRMARIEEDGDVLFADWRDNRVGQDYLVRHSEKLARCGCLVAVLSPSFFRVGSESAKELLAFLDRIGSEPVEGGYTGLVPVVWGEFEDVDLLEGALQNAHRTLSASAKERQAPTLLKLIRDQAQNAAVEEALDQYADAIIASASVGLPVGKEERIRHFLDHGSAPMAPAVQVTLETPQEGAALPGMEVLLSLGARGKFVGYEDMIARVVEWAERGEPPMLLLHGPGGIGKTSTAVEAIKRIQGRFAGGVHVARFDVLTTNVPEDVTADSFASMLAEAVRAPEVVRKDPSGSLAGYLARQGTLLLFLDNFESVANTQTNAFLGNLLQQARNVRALATSQHAASPLNVTAEVKQRSLGVPTSEDNIEGSEAFTLFRDRSAQRGVTEFSDLKALLRVLRATEGLPLALELLGAHANDATLKEIADGVEKAALSWLQTSGEDSVGVARQRSIEACVSWSIDRLKKKDREAFLKLAPFEYPFVADDAELHLKVSRSQLTEWTRWSLLRRTEVHGASEYELPTIVRLVLAKRAEISFEAMRRAYCGYYVGLVRERGNEMPGSPGWNVLRRASQPAARAIVEGTVPPGLVLACFYHLGEFLRVTSRNDDARTVFERGLITAMARPDKSAQANARIGLAEVASIRNAYAEAEEGYRAALAIYKEVGNRHGEPNALRGLADVASMRGAYAEAEEGYRAAQILYKEIGDRQGEAHALKALADMAKMRDAYPEAEEGYRLALSINKETGDQQGEAHALRGIADVAKMRDAYSEAEEGYRAALTIYKEVGNRHGEANALVRIADVTSLRGAYCEAEEGYRAAQIIYKGVGSPSGEANALDGLANVARMRGAYSEAKEGYRAALTIFKKIGDRRGEANVLGGLAEVARVRDAYAEAEEGYRAAQILYKEIGDRQGEAGSLYGFTRTRIEAGRDDIEEAGLQIAGEFFQKIGDKRNEAIFWALQMRIRGVRGDAEEAARELRAVRGELAQVEGRFEEAEACLWLGDFEPDVEAKRRAWDDALGLFRSLPNRHFAGEANLRLAGIAGSGEERAAYLAAAREDWESSPDLAFLLPRLPNE, from the coding sequence GTGAAATACTCGAAAGTGGAGCCCCACCCCGGACCGATCGATCTGCCAAAGCCAATCGGATTCCTTTGTCATGCCGGAGAGGATGCTTGGGATGGGCGGTATCTCGCGGAATTCACTCGCCGGTTAGTGGCGCGGGTTCGGGCTCGGTTAGGGCCGCGGATGGCTCGGATCGAGGAGGATGGGGATGTTCTGTTCGCAGACTGGCGGGACAACCGAGTGGGGCAGGATTATTTGGTTCGGCACAGCGAGAAGCTGGCTAGGTGCGGGTGTCTGGTGGCGGTGCTTTCTCCCAGCTTCTTCCGGGTAGGGAGTGAGTCGGCTAAGGAGCTACTTGCGTTTCTAGACCGGATTGGCTCCGAGCCAGTCGAGGGCGGCTACACCGGGCTTGTGCCGGTGGTTTGGGGTGAATTCGAAGACGTGGATCTCCTTGAAGGGGCGCTTCAGAACGCTCACCGGACCTTGAGCGCGTCCGCAAAGGAGCGGCAGGCGCCGACGCTTTTGAAACTCATCCGGGATCAGGCGCAGAACGCGGCCGTGGAGGAGGCATTGGACCAGTACGCGGACGCGATCATAGCTTCGGCTTCTGTAGGTCTGCCGGTGGGGAAAGAGGAGCGGATTCGCCATTTTCTGGATCATGGGTCGGCGCCGATGGCTCCGGCCGTGCAGGTGACCTTGGAAACGCCGCAGGAGGGCGCAGCTTTGCCCGGGATGGAAGTTCTATTGAGCTTGGGAGCTCGGGGCAAGTTCGTCGGATACGAGGACATGATCGCCCGGGTTGTTGAGTGGGCAGAGCGGGGGGAGCCGCCGATGCTGCTACTCCACGGGCCCGGGGGGATTGGGAAGACATCGACCGCGGTGGAGGCGATCAAACGGATCCAGGGGCGCTTCGCGGGCGGGGTCCACGTCGCGCGGTTCGATGTACTGACCACCAACGTGCCCGAGGACGTGACGGCGGACTCGTTCGCGTCTATGCTTGCGGAAGCGGTGCGGGCGCCGGAGGTGGTCAGGAAAGATCCATCTGGCAGCCTCGCCGGCTACCTTGCCCGGCAAGGGACCCTTCTGCTCTTCCTAGACAACTTCGAGAGCGTCGCGAATACGCAGACGAACGCGTTTCTGGGGAATCTGCTGCAACAGGCTCGGAATGTGCGGGCGCTGGCAACCAGCCAGCATGCGGCTTCCCCGCTGAACGTCACGGCCGAGGTGAAGCAGCGGTCGCTGGGAGTGCCGACGAGTGAAGATAATATCGAGGGTAGCGAGGCGTTCACGCTGTTTAGAGATCGCTCAGCCCAGCGTGGCGTTACCGAGTTTTCTGACCTAAAGGCGCTTCTGCGGGTGCTTCGGGCGACCGAGGGTCTGCCTCTGGCGCTGGAGCTGCTGGGCGCCCATGCGAACGACGCCACGCTGAAGGAGATTGCGGATGGCGTGGAGAAGGCGGCGCTATCCTGGCTCCAGACGTCCGGCGAAGATTCGGTCGGCGTGGCGCGCCAGCGGAGCATAGAAGCGTGCGTCAGTTGGTCCATCGATCGGCTGAAAAAGAAGGATCGGGAGGCGTTCCTCAAGCTCGCGCCGTTCGAGTACCCGTTCGTCGCGGACGACGCCGAGCTTCACTTGAAGGTCAGCCGAAGTCAGTTGACCGAGTGGACCCGGTGGTCGTTGTTACGGCGCACGGAAGTGCACGGCGCCAGCGAGTATGAATTGCCGACAATTGTGCGGCTCGTGCTCGCCAAACGGGCCGAGATTTCCTTTGAGGCGATGCGCCGAGCGTACTGCGGCTATTACGTAGGACTCGTGCGCGAGCGCGGCAACGAAATGCCGGGTAGTCCCGGATGGAACGTCCTGCGTAGAGCGAGCCAGCCTGCCGCGCGCGCCATCGTCGAAGGAACAGTTCCGCCAGGTCTGGTGCTCGCTTGTTTCTACCACCTCGGTGAATTCTTGCGAGTGACCTCCCGCAACGACGATGCGCGCACTGTTTTCGAACGGGGCCTGATAACTGCAATGGCCCGTCCCGACAAATCAGCCCAGGCAAATGCGCGGATCGGCCTTGCCGAAGTGGCAAGTATCCGCAATGCGTATGCCGAGGCGGAGGAGGGATACCGAGCGGCCCTGGCCATCTACAAGGAGGTCGGAAACCGGCACGGAGAACCTAATGCGCTTAGGGGCCTCGCTGACGTAGCAAGCATGCGCGGTGCTTACGCCGAGGCGGAGGAGGGTTACCGAGCGGCTCAGATCCTCTATAAGGAGATTGGAGATCGGCAGGGAGAAGCACATGCGCTCAAGGCCCTTGCCGACATGGCAAAGATGCGGGATGCCTACCCCGAGGCGGAGGAAGGATACCGATTAGCTTTGTCCATCAACAAGGAAACCGGAGACCAGCAGGGAGAGGCACATGCTCTTAGGGGCATTGCTGACGTGGCAAAGATGCGCGACGCCTACTCTGAGGCGGAGGAGGGATACCGAGCAGCCCTGACCATCTATAAGGAGGTCGGTAACCGGCACGGAGAGGCTAATGCGCTTGTCCGCATTGCCGATGTCACAAGCCTGCGCGGTGCCTACTGCGAGGCGGAGGAAGGTTATCGAGCAGCTCAGATCATCTATAAGGGGGTCGGAAGCCCGTCCGGAGAGGCAAACGCGCTGGATGGGCTTGCCAATGTGGCACGCATGCGCGGTGCCTACTCCGAGGCGAAGGAAGGTTATCGGGCAGCACTGACCATTTTCAAGAAGATCGGAGATCGGCGGGGAGAAGCAAACGTGCTGGGTGGCCTTGCCGAGGTGGCACGCGTGCGCGATGCCTACGCCGAGGCAGAGGAAGGATATCGAGCGGCTCAGATCCTCTATAAGGAGATTGGAGATCGGCAGGGGGAGGCGGGTTCGCTCTACGGGTTTACGAGGACCAGAATCGAAGCTGGTCGCGACGACATTGAAGAAGCAGGACTGCAAATTGCCGGGGAATTCTTCCAAAAAATCGGGGACAAACGAAATGAAGCCATTTTCTGGGCCTTACAAATGCGCATCCGAGGTGTGAGAGGCGATGCCGAGGAGGCTGCGCGTGAGTTGAGAGCGGTTCGCGGGGAGCTGGCGCAGGTCGAAGGCCGGTTCGAGGAAGCGGAGGCATGCCTTTGGCTGGGGGACTTCGAGCCAGACGTCGAGGCGAAGAGGCGGGCGTGGGACGATGCATTGGGGCTGTTCCGGTCGCTTCCAAACCGGCACTTTGCCGGGGAGGCCAACTTGCGGTTGGCAGGGATTGCCGGATCGGGGGAGGAGCGGGCGGCGTACCTTGCCGCGGCGCGGGAGGATTGGGAGTCCTCGCCAGACTTGGCTTTCTTGCTGCCCCGGCTACCGAACGAATGA